In the Scomber japonicus isolate fScoJap1 chromosome 18, fScoJap1.pri, whole genome shotgun sequence genome, one interval contains:
- the farsa gene encoding phenylalanine--tRNA ligase alpha subunit produces MADTGVVETLLQRIEKADDGVDSLEVAASLGLDHQVVVGAVKSLQALGDMISAELRSSKHWELTGEGSEIAGQGSHEARVFNSIPLEGLAQSELMKLSFGKIGFSKAMSNKWIRVDKAHEGGPRIFKAVESIEDQVREKLLLVQKGNFSQLEEKEKNELKKRKLLSEVTVKSYWITKGSSFSTTVTKQETELTPEMIATGNWKDKTFKPYNFNAMGVAPDSGHLHPLMKVRTQFRQIFLEMGFTEMPTNNFIESSFWNFDSLFQPQQHPARDQHDTFFLSDPALAHEFPPDYLEKVKKVHSEGGYGSQGYKYDWKLEEAQKNILRTHTTAVSARMLYKLAQQEKFTPVKYFSIDRVFRNETLDATHLAEFHQIEGVVADYGLTLGDLMGILHQFFTKLGITKLRFKPAYNPYTEPSMEVFSYHEGLKKWVEVGNSGVFRPEMLLPMGLPEDVSVIAWGLSLERPTMIKYGINNIRELVGHKVNLQMVYDGPICRLDS; encoded by the exons ATGGCGGACACCGGTGTGGTGGAGACGCTCTTACAGCGGATTGAGAAGGCGGACGATGGCGTGGACAGCCTGGAGGTGGCTGCCAGCCTCGGCTTGGACCACCAGGTCGTCGTGGGAGCCGTGAAGAGTCTGCAGGCTCTCGGAGAC ATGATCTCAGCTGAACTGCGCTCCTCCAAACACTGGGAACTGACCGGGGAGGGTTCAGAGATAGCCGGGCAGGGCAGCCATGAAGCCCGGGTCTTTAACTCCATCCCTCTGGAGGGTCTGGCTCAGAGTGAGCTCATG AAACTGTCCTTTGGGAAGATCGGCTTCAGCAAGGCCATGTCCAACAAGTGGATCCGAGTGGACAAAGCACACGAGGGCGGCCCCAGGATATTCAAAGCT GTGGAGAGCATAGAAGACCAGGTTagagagaagctgctgctggtACAGAAAGGCAACTTCTCTCAactggaagagaaagaaaagaatgaactGAAGAAGAGAAAGCTGCTCTCTGAAGT GACGGTGAAGTCTTACTGGATCACTAAGGGAAGCTCCTTCAGCACCACAGTCACCAAGCAGGAGACGGAGCTCACACCAGAGATGATCGCCAC gGGTAACTGGAAAGACAAGACCTTTAAACCATACAACTTTAACGCCATGGGTGTAGCTCCAGACTCTGGTCACCTGCACCCGCTGATGAAGGTGCGAACACAGTTCAGACAGATCTTCCTGGAGATGGG TTTCACTGAGATGCCGACCAACAACTTCATAGAAAGCTCCTTCTGGAACTTCGACTCTCTGTTCCAGCCTCAGCAGCACCCGGCCAGAGACCAGCACGACAccttcttcctgtctg ACCCAGCACTCGCCCATGAGTTCCCACCGGACTACCTGGAGAAAGTGAAGAAGGTCCACTCAGAGGGAGGATATGGTTCACAAGG GTACAAATACGACTGGAAGCTGGAGGAGGCGCAGAAGAACATCCTCCGCACTCACACTACAGCAGTCAGCGCACGCATGTTGTATAAACTCGCCCAACAG GAGAAGTTCACCCCCGTCAAGTACTTCTCCATCGACCGGGTGTTCAGGAATGAGACCCTAGATGCCACCCATCTGGCAGAGTTCCACCAGATAGAGGGCGTGGTGGCCGACTACGGGCTGACACTGGGAGACCTCATGGGCATCCTGCATCAGTTCTTCACTAAACTAG GAATTACCAAACTACGCTTCAAGCCTGCCTACAACCCATACACAGAGCCTAGCATGGAGGTGTTCAGTTACCATGAAG GGCTGAAAAAGTGGGTGGAAGTTGGAAATTCGGGGGTCTTCCGCCCAGAGATGCTGCTGCCCATGGGTCTTCCTGAGGATGTGTCAGTAATTGCCTGGGGACTATCTCTGGAAAG GCCCACCATGATTAAATACGGCATCAACAACATCAGAGAACTGGTGGGACACAAGGTGAACCTACAGATGGTCTACGACGGCCCCATATGTCGACTGGACTCCTGA